The following coding sequences lie in one Apostichopus japonicus isolate 1M-3 chromosome 13, ASM3797524v1, whole genome shotgun sequence genomic window:
- the LOC139978896 gene encoding guanylate-binding protein 2-like — MEPYPSVPLCLPSNFTWDPQIRDIQVDNSKPRGDVTVCKEGLAILEGVKDDYVIVICITGPARTGKSYFLSQFQEGVTFDVGHTTTSKTTGIWIALAPNSVTTTDGKVARLVLLDAEGLASTSKIDHDESPEIWDRKVFTLCALFSSYLIYNSKGIPTNDDLDKLSFMSQFSSSIQGHLSTPGESTQTAVDISPYFMWLIRDADLQPEVEGQNCAWKKFILSSVLCVEAVAAARHPRNAIKAAIRRSFQNFDAHGIPPPQVKPKCIPNLPLAEDMEQIGNEFLCQVLKVKNHVLTCAEVKSIKGFHVTGQQLALYVSSCVNVVNSECDTLPIQTAWETLLEAKCNATLIAIKKKYDDHANQIKFPVSTEDIDSFHDKESAEAWKAFTDFKASTFDDRSVKQYRKKLDSALKEKFHTIMTTNYTKSNDACEKVMKSAKRKHFDPKCYFTTKLTISVLESAKVTVLAEYDRDARGPAKDKVKRKYGEDMDEQLCQFAPLIAERTLSGAEIEFKEKLDALLKEGPLESQDASAKFSSICQIVHEHFEASSHGMDDVLSRECIAKLDSVMSDAETDFYQRNDDLSSEYCKNLMTRLIIKILKPSIDNHDMFVSYDKKMSSILQQYDENAKGPKADEVRVAAVLQIDKDIKRANEQRVLTGITAGIEVAAVGLGALIGGKTGAGLAATATAAVTVAAKSLRTDIDQNE; from the coding sequence ATGGAGCCATATCCATCAGTACCGTTATGCCTACCAAGTAATTTCACCTGGGACCCACAAATCAGAGACATACAAGTGGACAACAGTAAACCGCGAGGCGATGTAACAGTATGCAAAGAAGGACTTGCAATCCTTGAAGGTGTTAAAGACGATTATGTCATCGTCATTTGCATTACAGGTCCAGCCCGTACCGGGAAGTCGTACTTTTTGTCACAATTTCAAGAAGGCGTGACCTTTGATGTAGGTCACACAACGACATCAAAGACCACGGGAATATGGATTGCTTTGGCACCTAATTCGGTGACAACGACTGACGGGAAAGTCGCGCGTCTTGTTCTTTTGGATGCCGAGGGGTTAGCATCTACATCCAAGATCGACCATGATGAAAGCCCTGAAATATGGGATAGAAAAGTTTTCACCCTCTGCGCTCTGTTCAGTTCCTATTTGATATACAATAGCAAAGGTATTCCTACAAATGATGATTTAGACAAGCTGAGTTTCATGTCCCAGTTTAGTTCATCTATCCAGGGTCACTTATCAACACCCGGAGAAAGCACGCAAACCGCTGTTGATATTTCTCCATATTTTATGTGGCTAATAAGAGACGCCGATCTCCAACCTGAAGTAGAGGGCCAAAACTGTGCCTGGAAGAAATTCATACTATCTTCAGTCCTCTGCGTAGAAGCTGTTGCAGCAGCTAGACACCCTCGAAATGCCATTAAAGCAGCTATCAGAAGgtcatttcaaaactttgatGCGCACGGGATACCTCCACCTCAAGTGAAACCTAAATGTATTCCAAATTTGCCTTTAGCCGAAGACATGGAACAGATCGGCAATGAGTTTTTATGTCAggttttaaaagttaaaaaccACGTTCTCACCTGTGCAGAAGTGAAATCGATAAAAGGTTTTCACGTAACCGGCCAACAGTTGGCTTTGTATGTGTCATCATGTGTAAACGTTGTGAACAGCGAATGCGATACGTTACCTATACAAACTGCCTGGGAGACTTTGCTTGAAGCAAAATGTAACGCAACTTTGATTGCGATCAAGAAAAAGTATGATGACCACGCAAATCAAATAAAGTTTCCTGTTTCAACTGAAGACATTGACAGTTTTCATGATAAGGAATCTGCTGAGGCTTGGAAAGCATTTACCGACTTTAAAGCCTCGACATTCGACGACAGAAGCGTAAAGCAGTACAGGAAGAAACTTGATTCAGCTCTCAAAGAAAAATTTCATACCATAATGACCACAAACTACACAAAATCAAACGATGCATGTGAGAAAGTGATGAAATCAGCAAAGAGAAAGCATTTCGATCCAAAGTGTTATTTCACAACCAAACTGACAATTTCCGTTTTGGAAAGTGCGAAGGTAACCGTCCTGGCAGAATACGACAGAGATGCACGTGGGCCAGCAAAGGACAAGGTAAAAAGGAAGTACGGTGAGGATATGGATGAACAATTGTGTCAATTCGCACCGCTTATTGCAGAACGTACACTTTCTGGAGCAGAGattgaatttaaagaaaaactggATGCTCTGTTAAAAGAGGGTCCTCTTGAGAGTCAAGATGCATCTGCGAAGTTCTCTTCAATCTGCCAAATTGTACACGAACATTTTGAGGCAAGTTCTCATGGAATGGACGATGTGCTCAGTCGTGAATGCATCGCAAAATTGGACTCGGTGATGTCCGACGCCGAGACAGATTTCTATCAACGGAACGATGACCTTTCCTCCGAATACTGTAAGAATTTGATGACTAGGTTGATAATCAAAATTTTAAAACCATCGATTGACAATCATGACATGTTCGTGTCATATGACAAAAAGATGTCATCTATTCTACAACAGTACGATGAGAATGCTAAAGGTCCAAAAGCGGACGAGGTGAGAGTTGCGGCGGTCTTACAGATAGACAAAGATATCAAGAGGGCAAACGAGCAACGTGTGTTAACGGGAATAACAGCAGGCATTGAAGTAGCAGCTGTGGGGCTTGGAGCACTAATTGGCGGAAAGACAGGGGCAGGTTTGGCCGCAACCGCCACCGCCGCCGTCACCGTTGCAGCAAAATCATTGCGAACAGATATCGACCAAAACGAATAA